Proteins from one Vibrio pomeroyi genomic window:
- a CDS encoding VOC family protein, which produces MKIEHIAIWTKQLEVLKRFYEDYFGATSNQKYHNPTKGFSSYFLSFESGSRLEIMEMDSVPESKDDIYDQFTGFIHMAISLGSEQAVDELTRRLVEEGYERLDGPRRTGDGYYESCVLDPDGNRLELTV; this is translated from the coding sequence GATTGAACATATCGCGATTTGGACCAAACAACTCGAAGTACTTAAACGCTTTTATGAGGATTACTTTGGTGCGACATCTAACCAGAAATACCACAATCCAACCAAAGGCTTCTCGTCTTACTTCTTATCTTTTGAGAGTGGTAGCCGCTTAGAGATCATGGAAATGGACTCGGTTCCTGAATCGAAAGATGACATCTATGATCAATTCACCGGCTTCATTCACATGGCGATTTCACTGGGTTCAGAGCAAGCAGTAGATGAGCTTACTCGCCGCTTAGTTGAAGAGGGTTATGAGCGCTTAGATGGGCCAAGAAGAACCGGTGATGGTTATTATGAGAGCTGTGTACTCGATCCTGATGGTAATCGCTTGGAACTTACCGTTTAA